In Candidatus Syntrophosphaera sp., the genomic window AACAGCACGGCGCTCTTTGTTTTCAGCGACAAAAAGGTGGGCATCCTCAAAGACGGGATCTACAAGATCGTTACTCCCCAGCGGATCCTCAACGCCGCCGGGGCCAGGGAAAAATTCCTGCGCTTCACCGGCAACCATCTGGCCAGGATCTACGGCGCGGGAGCATTTCAAACCCTCGTCAACCGCGACCTGATCCGTCCTACGAACCGCCTGTTCATCATCGGTGGCGGAAACGTGGGCCTGATCGCCGGATATCACGCCTTGCAGGCGGGGATCGAAGTTGTCGGCCTTGCCGAGGCCATGCCCCAATGCGGCGGTTACAAGGTGCACGCGGACAAGCTGCAGCGCCTGGGCGTGCCGGTCCACACATCGCATTCAATCCTCTGCGCCAATGGCGGCGAGACCGTGGAGAGTGTCACCATCTCTCAAGTTGACCAGAGATTCCAGCCCATCGCCGGCACCGAAAAGAGTTTTGCCTGCGACACCATCCTGATTGCCGTGGGCCTGGATTCCCTTTCCGAATTCACCCTCGAGGCCGAGGAAGCGGGCATTCCGATCTACTCTGCCGGCGACGCTTTGGAGATCGCCGAGGCCTCAAGCGCCATGTTTAATGGCAGGATCGCCGGACTCACCATCGCCAAAGACTGCGGCGCGGAAGGAATCGGCATCATCCCCGCGGATTGGTATGCCAAGGCGGAGGTGCTGAAATCCCATCCCGGCGCGATCAAGGGCTATCAGAAGAACCTTCCGGACACAGGCGTCTTCCCCGTGATCCACTGCCTGCAGGAAATCCCCTGCAACCCCTGCACCACAGTCTGCCCCACCAATTCCATCCACACCGAGGACGGCGGTTTGATGGCCGTTCCGCTCTACACTGGGAACTGCATCGGCTGCTACAAGTGCCTGCTGATCTGCCCCGGCCTGGCCATCACCCTGGTGGATTACCGCAAGGACGCGGACAATCCGATTGTGACCATGCCCTACGAGGTTTTCAACATCCCCATCAAAGCCGGCGACGGGATCGAACTGGTGGATATCGACGGCCAGCCTTTGGGACGCTATCCCGTGACGGCGGTTCTGGACATGAAGCAGCGGCATACTCAGCTCATCCAGGTGAAGGTTCCGGCCTTGATCGCCAAACGGATTGCCTCCTTCCGGATCCAGCCCGCGGAAGTGAGCCAGCCCTTGCCGAAGCCCGTCATTCCTGAAAAACTGGCCGATGAGGCGATGATCTGCCTCTGCGAAAGGGTCAGCGTGGGCGAAGTGCGCAAACTGATCCGGGGCGGGATCACCAACCTGAACCAGATCAAGGCGATCACCCGCGCGGGAATGGGACCCTGCGGCGCCAAGACCTGCGAGACCCT contains:
- a CDS encoding FAD-dependent oxidoreductase: MENHRIIRHPILSVPERKDVLFTWNGRALTGKKDEMIASALIANGISVFGHHPKDGSAQGIFCANGQCAKCTVIADGVAVKSCMTVVTEGMEVRSADGLPELPDSDYVAERPAIEHLDTDVLIIGGGPSGLAAAIELGKHGIDTLLIDDKHALGGKLVLQTHKFFGSEEDSNAGVRGHDIGKLLAAEVEKHPSVKIWLNSTALFVFSDKKVGILKDGIYKIVTPQRILNAAGAREKFLRFTGNHLARIYGAGAFQTLVNRDLIRPTNRLFIIGGGNVGLIAGYHALQAGIEVVGLAEAMPQCGGYKVHADKLQRLGVPVHTSHSILCANGGETVESVTISQVDQRFQPIAGTEKSFACDTILIAVGLDSLSEFTLEAEEAGIPIYSAGDALEIAEASSAMFNGRIAGLTIAKDCGAEGIGIIPADWYAKAEVLKSHPGAIKGYQKNLPDTGVFPVIHCLQEIPCNPCTTVCPTNSIHTEDGGLMAVPLYTGNCIGCYKCLLICPGLAITLVDYRKDADNPIVTMPYEVFNIPIKAGDGIELVDIDGQPLGRYPVTAVLDMKQRHTQLIQVKVPALIAKRIASFRIQPAEVSQPLPKPVIPEKLADEAMICLCERVSVGEVRKLIRGGITNLNQIKAITRAGMGPCGAKTCETLIKGVLREEGIPVTNVVPNTKRPVFVEVPLDKFPDGEK